Within the Deltaproteobacteria bacterium genome, the region GAAAGGGTCAGCGTCTGCCCGTCTATTTGGCGGCTATACACGGCCGCCAGGTCTACGAGCGGTCAATACCCTACAGCCACCGGCTTTCCCGCGAGGTTGCTGTTGGCGACCTCGTGACTCCAGAGGGTGGGGACCGAAAAGGCCAGGGCGGACGCCCCGCTCTTCGCTCCGATCACGCGGGTCCACTCGGGGATCCGTGCATCTCCCTTGCGTATTCGGGAATCGTCCAGCGGTGTGAAGGCGTTCCGCCCGATCCCGTACTGGAACCCCTCGGGGTCGAATCCCAAGGATGCCGCATGGGTGACATCCCATCGCTCGCCCCTCTGATCCACAATGTAGATCTTGCCGTCTTCCCTGACGGCGGTCCCTGCTTGGGCGAACGGTATGCCCACCATTCCCACCACGGTTGCCGCAGTGACCGCCATGAGAAACCTCCGCATTCGCATCTCCGCGCCTCCTTGCCTCGTGTCTCCTTCCTGTTGGTCGCGCGGTCGGCGGAAACCTTTCAGAGGCAAGACAGGAATTCCAGGCGGAGAGGGGGGGTCAACCTTGAATCCGCGAGAAAAGAGTTTAGGCAATGTGGGCAATGCCCGTGAAAGCGGGGCACGAGAGGCTCCCGGACGACAACGGTGGGCGGAAGGACTCGGGGGGAGGTGGCCGGCTCTCCCCCCGCAGTGAACGTCACTTCAATTGGCCTGTGTACAGAAAATCGTTCCCTTTGACTTTCCCGTGGCAACCGATGCACATCTCGGCCATTCCGGTCTTTCCTTCGGCCTGGACCATGCCGTCGGGCGCGTACTTCGCCCAGAACCAGTCACCGCCCTCAGGGTTGAACCCCTTGACCTTGTACATCACGGTGATGGCGTCGAGTTTCTTGTCCGGCATGTAGTTCTCCTTGACCACGATCGCGCCGGCGGGCATCGTCCCCTTTTTCCCCTTGATGGCGCCAAGGGCGGATTTGTTTACGTAAGTGGTAAGGAGCGCACCGTGGGGCTCGGTCCCTTTGTAAAGTTTTTCCTTGCCGGGCCAGAGAGCGAACTTCTGCTGGTATTTGACCTTCGAGAGGTAGGCCCAAAGGTCCTTGCCGGCGGCCGCCGGCATCGCGTCCTTGCCTTTCTCCGCCGCTACGGCGAGCATTGGCGCGGCAAAGAACGCCGCGAGGGCGAGGCACAACAACGCGGACTTCAGGAATTTCATGGTTCCTCCCTTTCCGTGGGTTGGGCGACCGATGTACCTGATATCTCTTATGTAATCACCGCCGAAGGGGCGGAGCTTTCGGCGCCCGGCCTCTCTTGCGTCCCTTGCAGGCGCACGACCTTGCCCCGCGCAGGTTAGATTCCGAGAGGCGTATTCCGTTTCGGTCTGCTTTCTCGCCCGCATTTCTCACCATGGCAGACGCTTGGGGTATACGGTATCGGCCACGGGATGTACGTTGTCCTCCCGATCCTGGGCCCCTCGAGCGTCCGGGACGCCTATATCCAGTACCGTGAGAAACGGGTGAAGGAATAAAGTCTTTACCTGCAGCACTTACGATTTACCCACCCGCCCGGCCTGAACGGCTATCATGAAACCGTCCTTCTGACGGTCGCATCGTAAATTCCTTCCCGGGTTGGGCCGGCGGAGACTCGGGCTTTGAGCCCCATGAAGAGGTGGTTCCTGTGATGGGCAACGGCATGATGGGAGGCGGGATGGGGTTCTGGATGGTGATCGCCGCAATCTTCTGGCTCATACTCGCGGTCGGCGTCGTGTTGCTGGCGGTCTGGGCCCTCCAGAGATTCCGGGCGGGTTCCGGACAAAGGACCGAGGAGTCGGCTCTGGACATCCTCAAAAAACGGTACGCCCGCGGGGAGATTTCCCGGGAGGAGTACGAGGAGAAGAAGCGGGACATCTCGTAGAGGGCTCGAATCGAGCGGGACGGTCTCCTCGTGCAAAGGGAACGGGCCTGTTCCTCCCGGGCCGGGATCCACGTTTCCCGAGAGCTTACTGGATCGGTCTTCCGACCCCCGCCGCGCGCAGTGTCTCCTCGTCCGGCCCCCGTCCCGCGCAACAGTCGGCGAGCTTTCCGTCCACCACGACCGCCGGCACGCTTCCGATGCCGAGCTCCCTGGCCTTTCTCGCGACGGATTCGTCCTTCATGTCGAGAACCTGCACCTCGCAGGAGGGGCAGCTCATGCGGCGAACCAACTCCTCCGCCTCCCGGCACGCCGGGCAACCCGCGCTATAGATCTCAACCCTTCTCTTGACGTCCATATCGACTCCTCCTTTCAAATTCCATCTTGCGCGCCGTACTACGGTACAGTGTCAAGGGGGGGAGACAAGATCACCGCTTTTCCCGGCTTCCGGAATCCGCTGTCTCTGCTGAACACTCGCAGGACTTTTTCCATCTCCGATAAGAGACGAAGGTCAAGGCGAGAAGGACCGTCAAGGCGGGAAACAGGACGAGATCCAGGTAGGAGGTCAGCGCGCTCAATCCTACGGCACCCAGCAGGATCACCAGCACAGGCGTAAAGCAGCAAACTGCAACCAGGGCCGTGCCCACAAGGACGGCGAGAAATCTCCTCCTCAAACTCCCGGTTTCATTTCTTGTCATGGCAACTCCTTTCCCAGGCACGGAGCGCTACTCCACGCAGCAGGACATGTTGGAGATGTCCCGCCGGAACGCCTGGGCGGCCATCTTGATCGCCTCGCTGTAGGTCGGGAATACGTGCACCGTGTCGATCAGATCGTCCACGGTGAGGCCCATCTTCACCGCCAGGGTCGCCTCGTGGATTATCTCCGAGGCGCAAGGGGCGAGGACATGGATCCCCATGACCCGGCCCGTCTCGTGGTGCGCCACCATCTTCACCAGGCCCCGCGTGTCCCGGACGGCCACCGCCCGAGGGACCCGGTCGAGGGGCACGGTCCTGCAGTTGCAGGTACCATGGGCAGCCATGTACTGCTCCTCCGTCATGCCGACCCCGGCCGCCTCCGGGTCGGTGAAGACAGCGTGGGGGACGGAAAGGAAGTCGATCTTCTTATTCGCCCCGTTGAAGGCGTTCTCCACGGCGATCTTTCCCTGTTTGGCCGCCACCGTTTCGAGACATCTTTGCCCTGTCACGTCACCGGCAGCGAAAATGTGGGGCACATCGGTCTGGAGAAACTCGTTCACCCGGATGTAGGAGTCGCCCACTGTCGCAACGCCGATCCGCTTCAGCCCGAGCCCCTCGACGTTGCCCCGTTCGCCGGTGGCCGCCAGGATGTCTTCCGCCGCAAGAGTCCGCTGCCCCGCCGGCGTCTCGATGGTTACCGTCTTCCCATCGTTTGTTCTAGCCACGCGGACCACCGGTGCCTCGGTGACGATCTCGATCCCTTCCTCCTCCATGTATCCCCTGAGGGCATCCGAGATCTCCGGTTCCTGGGATTTAAGGATCCTTTTCCCCCTTGCGACCACGGTCACCCGGGTCCCCATCCGGCTGAAGATCTGCGCGAATTCCAACCCCAGCGGACCCACGCCCAGGACGATCAGGGAAGAGGGGAGGCGTTTTAGGGACAGGGCTTCGATGTGAGTGAGAAAGCCGGCCTCCTTCAGCCCCTCGAAGGGGGGAGCATAGGTGGAGCACCCCGTGGCGATCAGAATCTTGCCTCCTTCCATCTCCTTGCCGGCGGTCTCCACGACGTTGCTCGCGACGAAAGTCCCCCGGCCCTCCACCCACTCCACGTGGCGGAAACTCCCGAAGACCTGGCGGTAGTTCTGCTCCCTGAGTCCGGACACCAGGGCATCCTTCTCTTCCATCGCCTTCGCGAACTCGAACGCCGGCCGGACCGGGCCGACGCTCTCGAAGGCGGGACGGGAGGGATGGTGCAGGGATTTGCCCAAGGCCAGCAGGTGTTTGCTGGGGACGCACCCCACGTTGACGCAGGTGCCGCCCATGGGGAGGCCCGCGTTGATCATGACGCTGCGCAGGCCCATCCGGTCCGCTTCCGTTGCGGCCGCGAAGGCCGACGCACCGCCTCCCAGTATGATCAGGTCATATCGCTCCATTCCTCTTCCTCCCGGATCATCAGGTCTCTCTCCGCTGCGTGGAACAGCAGGACCGACTTCTCTTTGGACCCCGGCGATGGAGTGCGTCCGCGAGCCATTGCTCCGGCGGCACTCCGATCGTCCTCCCGCCGACCGAATAGGTGCGGCAGCCGTAAAACGACGGGTCCTTCTCGCGACCCGGCTCGATGTCCGCGCCGTCCACGCGGACGGAGGGGGATCCCAGGAATCGCAGGGTGTGGGCGGTTTCGATGTCGGGTACTTCGATCGCAGCGACTTCCGCACCGATTCCTTCACGCTGCAGCACGCCCTCTACCATCTCTACCGTGGGAATATGGTTGGGACACCCTTCGAAATAAAGGATCTCGACTTTCATCGTTTTCCTCCTTCGGCAAGGATCGTGGACGGGAATCCTGCCTTCGTTGTCGCCTCCACCAGACGCTCCGCCCGAACTTTCGCGGGGTCGTAGGTCACGATGGCTTGGGGCGGGCTCAATGTCACCTTCGCGTCCTTGACCCCGTCGACCCGGGTGAGGCTTTTCTTGACGATCACCGGGCAGGCTCCGCACGTCATGTTGCGGACGGACAGGGTCGCCTGTCGGGTGACGGCGGACTCCTCGGGACCTCCGGCGTAGGCGTAGGAGATCAGGTAGGGAAGGGCAAGCAGTCCGAGGACCAGAGCCGTGACGATCCATAGGAGGATCTTGTTCCATCGGCCCCCGTCGGACGAGCAGGCGCTTCCGGGAGCGCATGCGACCTCCTTTGGTTTCCGGTAGACCCTGAAGAAAGCCAGGCCGAGGAAGATCAGCGTGGCCGTCATCCAGTAGGGCCGGTACGGTTCCATCGCCGTCAGGTTTCCGATCCACGCGCCTCCTACGCCAACAGCCAGGAGCAACAGAGGTCCAAGGCAGCAAACAGAGGCTCCGACTGCCGCGGCCCCTGCCCCGACAAGACTCCACCTCGGAGTCTCTCCTTCATGTTCTCCTTCGGTCGAGTTCATGCCTTCCCTCCCCCGCGTTTTTTAATCGCCCTTCGGCTTACGGTACGACTTCACTCCCCGTCTCCGAGTGCCTCCAGGATCGGGCATTCCCCGGTTGGCCCTCGCCCTCGGCATGCCGTCGTCAGCTTCACCAGGGCGCGTTTGATGTCCTGCAGGTGTCCGATCTTCGCCTCGATGTCCGCGATCTTTGCCTCGGCCCGCTTTCTCACCGTGTCGCAGGTGGTCGCCGGATCGACGCGCAGGGAGAGCAGCTCCCGAATCTCCCGGAGCGAAAACCCGAGGTCTTTCGACCGCTGTATGAATCGGACCCGGCGGACGGCATCCGGCGGGTACTGGCGAAATCCCGATTCCGGACGCGAAGGCTGCGCGATCAGGCCCTCCCGCTCGTAAAACCGAATTGTCTCGACGCCGACCCCACACCGTGAAGCAACCTGCCCGATCGTCAAAGCCATCGAAGATCCTCCACACGGTATCTGAACATATGATGCACTCCGTACCATACTACGGTGTCAACCATTTTTGCGCAGTCGGGCGGGTGAAGTGGGAAGACCTGAGGGGAGGGGTGCTCCGTTCCCTTGCCGGCCGCACACGGTTTCGGAAGTGGCGCGCTCATGCGAGTGGCCCCGGGTCAGTCGGCCGGGGAAATCGTTCGCCCGGTTACTCCGTCGTTCCGGTATCGGACCGGGATTTCCGTCCGGATGGTAGCAGGCGCAAGGCAGCGTCCGGTCTCGTTGCACGCCTGCGCCTCAACGGAGACGGAAAGGCGCCCCTCCGTTTTGCTCTGGGGAAGCCGGACGGGGACGAGACGGGCCGGAATCTCGACCCGGCCGTCGTAGACCGAAACGCGGTCATTTTCCGGACCGATCATGATGATCCTGCCCTCCGGATATCGGGGGGTAACGGCCAGCTTCCCGCCTTCAAGCGCGGCTCCGACGGCGGTGGGAACAAGGGAAGGCAGGGAGGCCGGGTTCGCGTTGAGGTGCCATCCCTCATCGATCTTGATGGTCACGACGAGGTCCACCGGTTCCCCCGGAGACAACTTGCTCCGGGAAAGGCGGCCTTCGATGGTCACCAGCCCGGCGGTCGAGGGGAGGCCGGGCCCTTCGACGGGCGGGGCGTCTTCGGAAAGCTTCGCGACCCTGTACTCGTGCAGGCCCCAGAGCATGTAGGGAAGGGCGTGCGGTGCCTTCCGGGCGGCCGGCTCGAAAGCGGCCATCGTCTGCGCGGCGTACCGCGCATACCGGGGGCGGCCCGCCGCGGCAAGGCCCGTCATGGCCCGCACTGCGAGGCTGTGGGCGGAGGGAAACGCGCCGTCGAAGGAGTCGCGCGGGCTCGCGATCAGGTACGCG harbors:
- a CDS encoding DUF3179 domain-containing protein, which encodes MAVTAATVVGMVGIPFAQAGTAVREDGKIYIVDQRGERWDVTHAASLGFDPEGFQYGIGRNAFTPLDDSRIRKGDARIPEWTRVIGAKSGASALAFSVPTLWSHEVANSNLAGKPVAVGY
- a CDS encoding cytochrome P460 family protein, which produces MLAVAAEKGKDAMPAAAGKDLWAYLSKVKYQQKFALWPGKEKLYKGTEPHGALLTTYVNKSALGAIKGKKGTMPAGAIVVKENYMPDKKLDAITVMYKVKGFNPEGGDWFWAKYAPDGMVQAEGKTGMAEMCIGCHGKVKGNDFLYTGQLK
- a CDS encoding SHOCT domain-containing protein, which translates into the protein MGNGMMGGGMGFWMVIAAIFWLILAVGVVLLAVWALQRFRAGSGQRTEESALDILKKRYARGEISREEYEEKKRDIS
- a CDS encoding thioredoxin family protein, whose product is MDVKRRVEIYSAGCPACREAEELVRRMSCPSCEVQVLDMKDESVARKARELGIGSVPAVVVDGKLADCCAGRGPDEETLRAAGVGRPIQ
- the merF gene encoding mercury resistance system transport protein MerF, with translation MTRNETGSLRRRFLAVLVGTALVAVCCFTPVLVILLGAVGLSALTSYLDLVLFPALTVLLALTFVSYRRWKKSCECSAETADSGSREKR
- the merA gene encoding mercury(II) reductase, which codes for MERYDLIILGGGASAFAAATEADRMGLRSVMINAGLPMGGTCVNVGCVPSKHLLALGKSLHHPSRPAFESVGPVRPAFEFAKAMEEKDALVSGLREQNYRQVFGSFRHVEWVEGRGTFVASNVVETAGKEMEGGKILIATGCSTYAPPFEGLKEAGFLTHIEALSLKRLPSSLIVLGVGPLGLEFAQIFSRMGTRVTVVARGKRILKSQEPEISDALRGYMEEEGIEIVTEAPVVRVARTNDGKTVTIETPAGQRTLAAEDILAATGERGNVEGLGLKRIGVATVGDSYIRVNEFLQTDVPHIFAAGDVTGQRCLETVAAKQGKIAVENAFNGANKKIDFLSVPHAVFTDPEAAGVGMTEEQYMAAHGTCNCRTVPLDRVPRAVAVRDTRGLVKMVAHHETGRVMGIHVLAPCASEIIHEATLAVKMGLTVDDLIDTVHVFPTYSEAIKMAAQAFRRDISNMSCCVE
- a CDS encoding cation transporter, whose protein sequence is MNSTEGEHEGETPRWSLVGAGAAAVGASVCCLGPLLLLAVGVGGAWIGNLTAMEPYRPYWMTATLIFLGLAFFRVYRKPKEVACAPGSACSSDGGRWNKILLWIVTALVLGLLALPYLISYAYAGGPEESAVTRQATLSVRNMTCGACPVIVKKSLTRVDGVKDAKVTLSPPQAIVTYDPAKVRAERLVEATTKAGFPSTILAEGGKR
- a CDS encoding MerR family DNA-binding protein, with protein sequence MALTIGQVASRCGVGVETIRFYEREGLIAQPSRPESGFRQYPPDAVRRVRFIQRSKDLGFSLREIRELLSLRVDPATTCDTVRKRAEAKIADIEAKIGHLQDIKRALVKLTTACRGRGPTGECPILEALGDGE